The DNA segment CAGGTTCATTCACACAATACACAGTTGGCAACGCTTCTTCCTTGCACTCCACACCATGCTACGACACACACAAAGCAGTATCCAGTTCCCTAAGGCCCTCTGAAGTGGTCtgatgctaatgagctgtggaCAGAAACAGCACACATTCATGGGAAAAGCAGGGAGGGGTTTGGAGGAAGGACCAAAAGGAGACGATACACTCTGAACCCTCAGTCTGGCAGGTTGGATGGTAGGAGACGGGAGAGAGAAGCCCCCTCTTCATTGAGATCTTTCATCATCCCTTTCAGGTATAAGAACGTGGAGCGTCTGGCTGCCGAGGAATACGAGAAAGAGCGCCTTCCCCGCGGGCCTAGGACTCGCTCAGATCTCGACCTGACCTTTGAGCCCTCTGAGACGTGGCCCTTGTCTTCCCGCAGCAGCACTCCATCCTCGTTCGCCTCCCAGGAGGACGGTGAGGCGGACAACGAAGCCGAGGCCGCCACCATCCCTTACGCTCCCGCTGAGGCTGGTAAGCGTTGTTAGCACTTTGGAATTTGGTGCTATTAAAATGAGTGCTTCTTCTTTTTCCTATTTGGGCTGTTCAAGTGTAAACAGGCTCAACATGAAAGGGAGAGTGAAGGGGTCAAATTGGCCTATTTTTGGGTGAACACACAGCCTCAAGGTGTGGTACAGTAGCCGGGCAATGAGGCCTCACCGTGAAGTGTTATTCCAACCCCGCCGGCATCACTGCACCAACTATACTGCGTGTGTGTTTCCATGCAAGCAGGAACTCAGTTCTTCATTTCCTGTTCCAGGTGCCACCACAACTAGGCTTTGTGTAGTTGGCTTCAGCcaagtgttgtttgtttttctagtGAGCGTGCGTGCAAATGTGGGCAGATCCAAGTGCGCTGCCCAAACAGAAGTGCCCTTGAATATTAAACAAGCACTATGTTTCTGTAttgtggagaataaataagaTTGTATTTCTATACAACAGCAGAGGCCGACGACTCAGGCGCCAGTGTAGAGGAGAAAGAGGCCGGCGCTgaagaagaggagaaaaaggaggaagaggaggaaacgCAGGAAGAAGCCGCGGCAGAGAGCGAGGAGGAAAGTGTGCAGCCGGAGCCTCAAACGGAGAAGGAGGAGGCCGAGGAGGACAGCGGCATCCTGAGCGACAAGGAGAGACAGAATGAGGAGGTGAATGAGAAGGACAACTGCTCGGCCTCCAGCATCTCCTCAGCCAGCAGCACCCTGGAGAGAGAGGAGCGAGGAAACAGCGAGAATGGTGAGTGCTTATTTATCAATTTGTTGGTAatcgcaactttctttggccccgtggtgtgttatttagcagtcgcactcaataaaaaattatacagGACCGGGAAAACGGACTAGTGTGTTACATGCAATATTGTACCAATGAAACCAGGgcgtacaaaaaccgaggtttgactatACATCCTATGCATTTCATACTTCTTTCTCTCAGGTCTGAAAGAAGATGAAGTAAACCAACCGTGCAGCAAACTCCTCAACAGTAAGCTCTTCATGCTGGACATGTTGTACTCCCAAAACAAGAAGCCCTGTGagcaagaagaggaggaggatacCGAGAAGGAAAAAGAGGAAGTAGAGGGTGACAACAAAAAGGAGACGCACAAGGACGCTGACAGACAGCTGAGTGATGACCAGATAAGCGACAACAGGGACGACAAATCCGAGCACCGGGGGAGCATACGGCAGTTTGCCGAGCGCTTTGGAAACTTGATCAAGGACCTTGGTTGTGCCCATCCTCACCTTGACAGCCAAGAGACACTCCCTCCTCCCCCACCCAAAAAGGAATCCGACACAATCTGGGACCAGCTTCTCGCCAGCCCCCGTGAGCTACGCATCGGGGACATCAACTTCACCGACCTGACGGACGACGACGACAAGGACATACTGGATGTTGTTCTGATGCGCGGATGTGGCGACCTGCCACCCccgcctcctccccctcctcctcctccattcaGCGCACCCTTCACACCGCCCTGCAATGCACCTTTCCCTCCGCCCCCGCCCATGGTCACCAGCTGCCCGCCACCCCCGCCCTTGACAGGGATGACGCTGCCTCCCCCACCACCTTCATTTAATATGCCGATACCTCCTCCTCCTGAGCCTCCTCTCttcaacaagaagaagaagacgatcAGGCTATTCTGGAGTGAGGTAAGACAAGGACACGAGTAGGAGCACTATGGCCTGAGTGCCAAATATGGCCGGCAGGAGTGTTTAATCTGGTCTGCCGTGCAAAGAAAAATGGGTCAATCATGTTGTCAACTGAtagattattattttcttagctgcataaaattagcatcataatcACCTTTTTCTTACCTATCCATTTCACTGGTGTGAGTGACGGGAGAAAAGCTCAGACCTGCATGGGAAGAAGTCAACTTTTTTTACATATCGTCATTCGGCTGTGTGTCTTGCTCAGGTGCGGCCAACAGACTTGCCAAGCGGGGACTACAGGAGAAACGGAGACTCCCTTTGGTCCAAACTTGATTCAGTCAAATTAGACACAGCAAAACTGGAGCATCTGTTTGAGTCCAAGTCCAAAGAAATGCCCGTCACTAAGGTAAAGTAGGTCTACTTCTAAGATATTTAAAGGTTAAGCCAGGTCATGTGTGTTCTGATCCAGTTTTTGAGGGTCCATAAAGTCTCAAAACAAGAAAGACTCACGTGTGGCCTCACACGCTTTGTCTTAACATAACATTGTTAACATTGCAGCTACCATAGCTCAGTCCTGTTAAGCTGTCAGTCGGTGAGGGGTGTCCTCACTGTCAGCGACCACCATAGCTTCAAAGACACGGATAAACTGGGGTCGCTCTCCTTTAAAAGTGGACGCATGATTTTGCACTGAAACAAATCAATTCACACACTGCTTGTTTTTCAGAAGTACTGAGTATTGAGTACTCCATCTAATGGGGCATCGGAGATATATTATAgacacaggtggtcctcggtttacggCATTCCTAGGTTCGTGGTCTTGCAAAAACATGATGGTCGAATTgagccaaaacaacatcaacgaagtcaagtcacacacacaaatcacaaaACTTCTTTAACAGTACATATTACTGCCAGGTTGCTGACCATAACAACTAGGCAGTGTAGTGGTATTATTATTGAGATGGAAAGGTGAGAGTGCCTgggcttttttttattactgtttcatttaagtcttgtatttagtgttttattacTCTAGTTTATGTCCATATTTTATGTTCTGTGGACAATATGTGTGACATAGGtacgggagtatgctggagcctatcccagctgactttgtgtgaGAGGTTGGGTACACATTGGGCAGGTTGCCAgtcaaaaacaaccattcacactcacattcatacctatggacaatttagattcCATTTGtgtcatgtatttataatacgTAGCTAAATGGGACATTATCTTTGCAATGGAGGAATTATTAACAGCTCTTGGATCTCACTGGTTTTTGCaaatgtacctaatgaagtgtccaccGGCTATATGCCCTCCAACTAAAACTTCTAGTCCTCCACAGCTGCAGACAATATAAGCAGCATGGCGATGATCCCTTAAATCTTTACAAGCCCAATAAAGGGGGACCACACGAGGGAGACCCAGCGGTGACCCTCTCGCTATGTTTGCCATGTCTCCTACAGAAAACGGCAGCAGACGGCAAACGTCAAGAGATCATCGTGTTGGATTCCAAGAGGAGCAACGCCATCAACATCGGCCTGACCGTGCTGCCACCTCCTCGCACTATCAAGACGGCCATCCTCAACTTTGACGAATACGCGCTCCACAAGGAGGGCATTGAGGTACAAAAACTCAACATCACGTGTTTTCCTCAGTGTTTCATGACTTCTCCAACCCCAACAGAAAATCCTCACAATGATCCCCACGGAGGAGGAGAAGCAGAAGATCCAGGAGGCTCAGCTGGCCAATCCTGACGTCCCGCTGGGCTCGGCTGAGCAGTTCCTGCTCACTCTGTCGTCCATCAGCGAGCTCTCTGCCAGGCTTCAGCTATGGGCTTTTAAGATGGACTACGAAGCAACCGAGAAGGTCTGTAGATAGCTTCAATCTTACTCAGACATTTTGCAGAATCCGACTTGGTGGGAACAGTTTTGGTTCTAAAGGGAACAACATAAGGTCCATAGAATAGATGTTGGTGTTGTGTCCCAATACCTTTGGTCATATTGTGTAAAACGTGCACATTTACTACTTGAACAAACTCTTAAAGTAAATGTGCACCGGGAAAATGTGTTCTGCATCTGTGAAGCTATTAATGTAAATTACCTCACAAAATTTATTAGCAACATCTTGTCTTCCTCCGGCATACAACACGTAGACTTCAAAGTTCAAATATACACAACGAAAACCCATCTTCCCATGCTACCTTGTAAATTTTACCATTTGCTCAGTGACCTCAATCCGGCACCTGTTACCATCTTGACATCAAACAGCGGTGTTATTTGTTTCCACTAACAATACAAACGTGTGTTGTGGCACCCGCAGGAAGTAGCAGAACCGCTGCAGGATCTAAAGGAGGGGATGGAACAACTGGAAAAGAACAAAACTCTCCGTTACATCCTCTCCACGCTGCTCACCATCGGAAACTTCCTCAACGGAACCAACGTGAGTCGGGATTGTTACTGGGTCATGTCAGATCAAAAGTTATATAAAACGCCACTTTGTCAtcattttaaacataaatacacataattatATGTGCAAAGTGTACTTTTTTAAGGAAATGAGGAAGTCTGTTATCACTGTGGATGAGTGccgcatgccacacagctaggagacccgagtttgattccaccctcagccatctctgtgtggagtttgcatgttctccccagcatgcgtgggttttctccggatgaatgtgggtgtgaatggttgttttgtctatatgtgccctgtgattggctggcgaccagtccagggtgtaccccgcctctcgcccaaagacagctgggataggctccagcaccccttgtgaggataagcggtacaaaatgaataaatgaatgaatgaatgttatcactgcacgtttttatggcttaacacagcaccaaacatgatcttttctactgtgcagttgcatcatcacctctttttgcctcttaaCCCAAAAGTACATATGATAGCAAATAAGTTAATATCAtcactttattttaatatttctactttgttctcataaaaatCCCTTTTCatgtttcttgttgtttttgttcatttttttgttaaatggtattttaaaaatgtgtcggGGACAGTcatgggccgcaaatggcccccaggtttCACATTGGACAACCGAATGTCAATTGTGACTAGCTGTCTGCAACCTACTTTTGAGTCATCAGTTGACAATCACTGGTCCAATGGGACAGACTTCTATGTCATTAACTGAGGTTGAAATCAAAATGAGACGTTGGTTAAGTGGTCCTGAATGTTGGAATTCCATTCAGGATGTTATCTGCCTTCTGCAGCTTAAATCCTAGCTAGTTTTATGTGCATTTTCTACTCAATTAAGTGTAAATACCATATGTCCAGGCTAAAGGTTTCGAGCTGACGTACTTGGAAAAAGTGCCAGAAGTGAAGGACACGGTCCATAAGCAGTCTCTGCTTCATCATGCCTGCTGTCTGGTGGTGGAGAACTTCCCTCAGAGCACGGACCTCTACTCTGAGATCGGGGCCATCACTCGCTCTGCAAAGGTAGTACGCACTTCATGGTTGTGTTCGGCTCGCCACCGTTAAAACCAACGGTCATAACCAACCTCGCCCTCGTTGTCAGGTGGATTTTGACCAGCTGCAGGAGAACCTGTCCCAGATGGAGCATCGCTGCAAGGCATCGTGGGACCACCTGAAGGTGATCGCTAAGCACGAGATGAAGCCTCAGCTCAAGCAGAAGATGTCGGACTTCCTCAAAGACTGCGCTGAGCGAATCATCATCCTCAAGATAGTCCATCGCAGGATCATCAACAGGTGGCGCTTGCTTAGAACACATAAATATACGTTTTACTTAATAATGATGTAGCGTGCATGAAAAAGTAGTACAGTGGTAGCTGAAGTTTCTGGATGCTCATTCTTCCTTTCCTCTTCCTCTCAGGTTCCATTCATTCCTGTTGTTTCTGGGCCATCCAGCCTACAGCGTGAGAGAGATCAGCGTGCACAGATTCAGTAAAATCCTCAGCGAATTCGCCCTGGAGTACCGGACCACTCGAGACCGCGTGTTGCAGCAGAAACAGAAACGAGCCGACCACCGCGAGCGCAACAAAACCCGGGGGAAGATGATCATGGATGTTGACGCTCCTGTGAGTTGTCGCCACCACCCTTTATTTTGGTCTCCTCTTTCTTCCTCTTTTAAATGTCTCCCCTTTTCTCTTCATTGTGCGTTTCCTCTTTCTGTCACCTGTAGtctgatgatgaagaggagagcGAGGTACCAAGTAGTGTGTGCCTTTCTCCTGCATGTGTGCAATATTTGTGCATGACATTTTGCTTCACACTGTCCCTTCAGATATCAAAAGAATAATATTTGCATCAATTGCGTGTAGATAAAAACAAACCAGCAGACAAATATATTCCGTAACAGCATGCACCCCGATGTAAGTGAGTTTTGCCCATTATCTTGGCATGCAGTGTGGGCGGTATGGGTCCAGCAGCGCCCCTATTGGCAGCCAGGAGAGCGAGCAGCCTCAAGGTTTAGGCCACGCCGAGGATGCAGCAGAACATGAGCACATGAAAGCAGTGCTGAGAACCAGCATTGGCAACGGAGGCGGGGACAAAGCGGGCAGCGGTGTCGTACCGGGGCTACGCACACGCACCAGATCACGACCAGGACGGGGAGGTGAGGTTGATCCAAGGATGAcgtgttttattcatttcagATTCCATTTGTATTCTCATTCAATTTTTCCAACAAAATTCAGGGGCGAGCTTGCGGGCGCGGACCCCGGCGGTGGAGGACGCTCAGGTGTGCGGGGACGACGCCGCTGACGAGATCATGGAGCGCATCGTGAGGTCCGCCACTCAGGCTCCAGGAAGTAGACCACAGCCACGAGAGAGGAGGAGGTCCAGGGCCAACCGAAAGTCATGTAAGAACTGtgcacaataacaacacaagcaaatattattattattttccaacaatcccagccattttttacaacaattttgactgatctttcaaggcaaatagaatattgtgtttcgTGGCTATGTAAACTTTCAACAGAAAAAAGtctgtttctacctttttccgttcttaaGTAAGTTCTAATAGAACACAGgttagtttcaggaaaatatctgttcccgactaaaaaagggagagaaaaacatgtttttgtgtaaaGCTACaattcaagcataactttcactttgacacaaatacttTTTACtgttgtgacagctcaaatatttaaaaacaagatATACCAACATAAAAAACTCAAAACAGGGGTTGTTTGCAtccaaataacaatttatttacaaatataacgccatttactatttacaattttcacatttggaactgaactatgtgTATGCACACGTGCAAGCATGCAAGTGTGTGTATAGTATGACCTTCTGCACGCAACACTCCTCGGCGATCTCCcactccacttcctccttcctgtcatgtgtgatttTCCCTTCACTTGATCCCTGCCAAGCTCTTatgaaatgcacttctgccatcttgtggccgtttttatggcttcaaATTGCTACTTAGtagagagttgcatcatcaagaCATTGTTGGAAAGGGGCGTTCAGGTTTATAAATGTATTGAAAGAGTCAAGCTTTACTTTAAGaggtgtagcaaagcctgccgCATGCAAAATCTGGACAACTctctaaaaaaatgcaaaaaatcagaaatgaatGGAGGGCTGGTTATTACAATACAGCCTGTCATAGCAACTCtgctattaataaatgaattcaaGAGACACAAGCATCAGCGTGATGGCTTGTCTTCTCTCCTTGCAGTGAGGCGGACCCTAAAGAACGGTTTGACCCCAGAGGAGGCGCTGGCCTTAGGGTTAACCGACACTGCAGACCCGCAGATGTAATCACGCCCCTCTGATGGTCCATCCCCGACCGGCTGCCTTTGCTCTTTTTTGTATCCTTGCACCAAGCAGAAGCGACACAGGTTTCTGTCAGCTGCTAACCTCTGCCGGATGTGTCTGAGTGATGATGTCagtgtttgttctttttttttaaaataatgcacaaggatgATCAATTGGAACTTTATTTATAGAGCTTCTATTTTTGTGTCGCTGTGATGTCACCCGTTCCGCATCATCTTCAAGCTGTGAACTTTCCACCCAAAGATGAATTTATTATCACTTCCGCCCACTTCCAAAGTACCTTAAGAAATGGAGATCACCTTCAAATAGTCTGATCGTTTGTGTAAATATACATGTGTGAAGAGTAGGAAAGGTCTTCAATTGGATTTGTGCCTTTCTAGCCAAAAGGGACAACGCTGTACTGTTTATTCACCTGCTTCCTCCATTGGACTTTTTACTATTTATTGGAAAAGCTTTGTAATCCGTGATATTTTGCACCTTACTAGCCGGTGCAGCAAAAAAGGACAtttgtaaagtgtaaaaagacaaaataaataagcatttttttctaCGTGTATAAAAGTATTTGACATGCCAGACACTTTCAAGTGGTGTTAGTATTGTGCATGTCTCGTGCGCTTCATgttgtgtattgttttgtaGAAATGTGTATCATAGAAGAAAAGAGGCTATTCTGTGAAATGTGATGAAATGTAGATACGCTCACACAGAGGGAAGGATGCTTTTTAGGGCTGTTACTTCTTGTTACTTTTTGCTCTCATGGCGCTTTTATGAACTTCATGCGAGACCTTCCGGGGTAGATGAAGGTCCGTCGGAAGGCTCTCTCACTGGGAAACGTTACCACATGAAATGTCATGGCGTGAGTTGGCCGTGAAGTCGCATTGTTTCACTTGAAATGCTGTTTGTACACattctacaaaaataaacactgtgTGGGGGGGTAATACCAatattggtgttttattatcttatttattcATGACCTTTGCAGCAATTGTTatgttaatattgttttatttgttcaaaaCACACTACAAAGAATGTGAGGGGTCGTGTTTTTCAATCTTGCTTTTGCACTTATTTCATTTAAGTATTGTAGGGTTTTTATTACATCTTACAATTTTATCCAATTTAATAATCAACTTAttgaatagaaaaaaatcaaccaatttttccccaatttattagcattattatttaatattatttattttactgctgttgactactgcagaaaagaaaaaaaagttacgaTTATGTGTTGGATTTATTCTactaaatgtatgtatatgtttgttTTAAGCAATTTAGATCTAACAtttagctttattttatttacattttttgaatttattctaatatttatttttgtcattctaATAAAGTAgagaaataaattatataaattaaataaatattaaatcaaaTATTAAATGACTTATGTTGAATTTTCAGACAATTTTCCTAACATTTTcacaatttattaattataagatgtattatttatattactaaataattttgtttaatcCTTTTATTCTACTTTGGGTGGGgctaattttgtcattttaactaCACATGTTGAGTGCTATTGAACTATCCAAATCTTCTAAAGTCTACGGCTTGTATGGGAGGTCATACTTGTTAGATAAATCATGGCGAAGAacatgactctgttgtggcATTCTGGCTCTGCCCCTTGCTGGAGAGTTCTGATCGCCCTGGAGGAGAAGAACCTGCGTGGATACAACCAACAAAGGCTCTCCATCTACAAAATGCAGCACAGGTCGCAGGAGGTCCTGGAGATTAACCCCAGAGGGCAAGTAAGTTCAGCTTTAATGACCTCTGAAGATGCAAGCTTGTCAACTTTCAACACTTTCTTGATTGAAGCTTCCTGCCTTCAAACACGGCAACCTCCTCCTGAACGAGTCCTACGCTGCGTGCTTCTACCTGGAGGTAAAACGCTCAACTTTGGAGTGTTccctgtgttgtgtttgttcatttttttttaaataacagagCCAGTTCAGGAAGCAGGGAAACAAGCTGATGCCAGACTGTCCTGCAGAACTTGCTATGATGTACCAACGCATGTTTGAGGGCATCACACTCTACCACAAGATCCGTAAGTTAACAGTGGTTGCTCAAAAACTGTTAGCCCaagttaaaaagaaaacatgcatgCCGGGTCACCAACACCAACTCTGTAACTTCCTGCCTGCTAAACATGGATATACTTTGTCACTGTAATTGTTTTTTGGGTGAATTACAGCAAGTAAATCCCTTGCAATTTCATGAACAAATGAtcc comes from the Doryrhamphus excisus isolate RoL2022-K1 chromosome 14, RoL_Dexc_1.0, whole genome shotgun sequence genome and includes:
- the LOC131101545 gene encoding glutathione S-transferase A-like — translated: MAKNMTLLWHSGSAPCWRVLIALEEKNLRGYNQQRLSIYKMQHRSQEVLEINPRGQLPAFKHGNLLLNESYAACFYLESQFRKQGNKLMPDCPAELAMMYQRMFEGITLYHKIRCLIYYPRKNPEDEQENNAVRIMEKALREEVNLWEGYMKKEPKPFLTGQTFSLSDVTVYPAMALLFYAGLPLERYPKLGEYYTHLKGWPSIKTTWPQNWLKNPEGHHLLKHI